From the Leguminivora glycinivorella isolate SPB_JAAS2020 chromosome 15, LegGlyc_1.1, whole genome shotgun sequence genome, one window contains:
- the LOC125233785 gene encoding uncharacterized protein LOC125233785 gives MNPQGDSCDVHYISEKDIKLVLSEDGFGDSVIENYSVHYVGDEMVGFGADYLKLRVSVTSNNKRKQLYFFIKAVSLTNTAKANMDKEMGTFDNERLFHDVIQRNITVPGMQPWSAKFVSCLENAVVFEDLSAQQYEMTSRFAKFDEQHTQQALQALARFHASSIIFEQTRTKELQRPYKLEEHYNEKLGTGGFIETDSWFVQCRRGALDAVEAFSKYRHTDAMKTIENRWDTVFNSVLILAEPSKKHRNVLCHRDLWNNNMLFHYKRLEDECVVPDNCVFVDFAAVRCMPPAGDVMQLLHCNLTPRYRKENLDTFLTYYYEELKVVLGNHNIDIEDFLTKDNFMSSAEEQNLWGLVTHACLMQTFWLDDDMMTNISKDSALFDEIMLNDKTTFMKNMMENDDAYKKVVLEVLDEFIEQYILNYDN, from the exons ATGAATCCTCAAGGGGATTCTTGTGATGTCCATTACATATCTGAAAAAGATATAAAACTTGTCCTAAGCGAGGACGGTTTTGGGGATAGTGTTATAGAAAATTACTCAGTGCATTATGTTGGAGATGAAATGGTCGGATTTGGAGCAGACTACTTGAAGTTGAGGGTATCTGTGACATCAAACAATAAGAGAAAGCAGCTGTACTTTTTCATCAAGGCCGTTTCTTTAACTAATACAGCGAAAGCGAATATGGATAAGGAGATGGGGACCTTTGACAATGAACGGTTGTTTCACGATGTTATTCAAAGGAATATTACAGTACCAg GTATGCAACCATGGAGCGCCAAATTTGTATCATGCCTCGAAAACGCAGTGGTCTTCGAAGATTTGTCCGCACAACAATACGAGATGACAAGCCGATTTGCTAAATTTGACGAGCAGCACACTCAGCAAGCTCTCCAAGCTCTCGCTAGGTTCCACGCCAGTTCCATCATCTTCGAGCAGACCAGGACTAAAGAATTACAGCGCCCTTATAAACTTGAAGAACATTATAACGAAAAACTAGGGACAGGAGGCTTCATCGAAACAGATTCCTGGTTTGTCCAGTGCAGGAGAGGAGCTTTAGACGCCGTTGAGGCATTCTCAAAATATAGACACACGGATGCCATGAAAACCATTGAGAACCGGTGGGACACCGTGTTTAACTCCGTATTGATTTTAGCCGAGCCGTCGAAAAAGCATCGTAACGTGTTATGTCACAGAGATTTGTGGAATAATAACATGCTGTTTCATTATAAGAGGCTAGAAGATGAATGTGTGGTGCCTGACAATTGTGTGTTCGTGGACTTTGCCGCTGTGCGCTGCATGCCTCCAGCGGGCGACGTTATGCAACTTCTTCATTGCAACTTGACACCTCGTTATCGAAAGGAAAACCTCGACACCTTTTTGACCTATTACTACGAGGAACTTAAAGTAGTACTCGGGAATCATAACATCgatattgaagattttttaacTAAGGATAATTTTATGAGTTCAGCAGAAGAACAGAATCTTTGGGGGCTTGTGACGCATGCCTGCTTGATGCAAACGTTCTGGCTCGACGATGATATGATGACAAACATATCCAAGGATTCTGCGCTCTTCGATGAGATAATGTTGAATGACAAAACTACTTTTATGAAGAACATGATGGAAAATGATGACGCTTACAAGAAAGTTGTATTGGAAGTGCTTGACGAGTTTATTGaacaatacattttaaattatgataattag